A portion of the Pseudomonas sp. PSE14 genome contains these proteins:
- the argA gene encoding amino-acid N-acetyltransferase, with amino-acid sequence MHDYVNWLRHASPYINSHRDCTFVVMLPGEGVEDPNFGNIVHDLVLLHSLGVRLVLVHGSRPQIEARLASHGLAPRFHRGLRVTDAPTLGCVIDAVGSLRIAIEARLSMDMAASPMQGSRMRVTSGNFVTARPIGVVDGIDYHHTGEVRRIDRKGINRQLDERSIVLLSPLGYSPTGEIFNLACEDVAMRAAIDLGADKLILYGAERGLMDDAGKLVRELRPQQVPAHLERLGASYQGELLDAAAQACRAGVRRSHIVSYTEDGSLLSELFTRTGNGTLVAQEQFEQLREAGIEDVGGLLELIRPLEEQGILVRRSREVLEREIEQFSIVEREGLIIACAALYPIADSDAGELACLAVNPEYRHGGRGDDLLERIEQRARNLGLKTLYVLTTRTAHWFRERGFQPSSVERLPAARASLYNYQRNSQVFEKSL; translated from the coding sequence ATGCACGACTACGTCAACTGGCTGCGCCACGCTTCGCCCTACATCAACTCGCACCGGGACTGCACCTTCGTGGTGATGCTCCCCGGTGAAGGCGTCGAAGACCCCAACTTCGGCAATATCGTCCATGACCTGGTGCTGCTGCACAGCCTGGGCGTGCGCCTGGTACTGGTGCACGGCTCGCGCCCGCAGATCGAGGCACGCCTGGCTTCCCATGGACTGGCACCGCGCTTCCACCGTGGCCTGCGGGTCACCGACGCGCCGACCCTGGGCTGCGTGATCGACGCGGTGGGCAGCCTGCGCATCGCCATCGAAGCGCGCCTGTCCATGGACATGGCCGCCTCGCCCATGCAGGGCTCGCGCATGCGCGTGACCTCCGGCAACTTCGTCACTGCGCGTCCCATCGGTGTGGTCGATGGCATCGACTACCACCACACCGGCGAAGTCCGCCGGATCGACCGCAAGGGCATCAACCGCCAGCTCGACGAACGCAGCATCGTGCTGCTTTCGCCCCTGGGCTACTCGCCCACCGGGGAAATCTTCAACCTCGCCTGCGAGGACGTGGCCATGCGCGCGGCCATCGACCTCGGCGCGGACAAGCTGATCCTCTACGGAGCCGAACGTGGCCTGATGGACGACGCCGGCAAGCTGGTGCGCGAACTGCGCCCGCAGCAGGTGCCGGCGCATCTGGAGCGACTCGGTGCGAGCTACCAGGGCGAGCTGCTCGATGCCGCCGCCCAGGCTTGCCGGGCCGGCGTGCGGCGCAGCCACATCGTCAGTTACACCGAGGATGGTTCGCTGCTGTCCGAGCTGTTCACCCGCACCGGCAACGGCACCCTGGTGGCCCAGGAGCAATTCGAGCAGTTGCGCGAGGCGGGCATCGAGGATGTCGGCGGCCTGCTTGAGCTGATCCGCCCGCTGGAAGAACAAGGCATCCTGGTGCGCCGCTCCCGCGAAGTGCTGGAGCGCGAGATCGAGCAGTTCAGCATCGTCGAGCGCGAAGGGCTGATCATCGCCTGCGCGGCGCTCTACCCGATCGCCGATTCCGACGCCGGCGAGTTGGCGTGCCTGGCGGTGAATCCGGAATACCGCCACGGCGGACGCGGCGACGACCTGCTCGAGCGCATCGAGCAGCGCGCGCGCAACCTGGGCCTGAAAACCCTCTACGTACTCACCACCCGCACCGCTCACTGGTTCCGCGAGCGCGGCTTCCAGCCCAGCAGCGTTGAGCGCCTGCCGGCGGCGCGCGCTTCGCTGTACAACTACCAGCGCAATTCGCAGGTCTTCGAGAAGAGCCTGTAA
- the argE gene encoding acetylornithine deacetylase, with translation MSLPPLKQRFAELIALPSVSCTQAALDQSNRPVVERLAGWLDELGFACELQEVSPGKFNLIAVLGSGPGGLVLAGHTDTVPYDEALWSSDPLRLDERDGRWFGLGACDMKGFFALAIEAVLPLLDHTRKQPLKQPLILLATCDEESSMAGARALAAAGQPLGRAAVIGEPTGLKPIRLHKGVMMERIDIVGQSGHSSDPSLGHSALEAMHAAIGELLVLRGEWQREFANPQFSVPQPTLNLGCIHGGDNPNRICGQCALEFDLRPLPGMQPEALRQAIRERLRPVAERHAVQLDYRPLFPAVPPFEEAADSELVRIAESLTGHSAEAVAFGTEAPYLQQLGCQTLVLGPGDIACAHQPDEHLALERIEPTVELLRGLIRHYCL, from the coding sequence ATGTCGTTGCCGCCCCTGAAACAACGCTTTGCCGAGCTGATCGCGCTGCCGTCGGTGAGCTGCACCCAGGCCGCGCTGGACCAGTCGAACCGGCCGGTGGTCGAGCGGCTGGCCGGCTGGCTCGACGAGCTGGGGTTCGCCTGCGAGCTGCAGGAAGTCTCGCCGGGCAAGTTCAACCTGATTGCCGTGCTGGGCAGCGGCCCCGGCGGGCTGGTGCTGGCTGGGCATACCGACACCGTGCCCTATGACGAAGCCTTGTGGAGCAGCGACCCGCTGCGCCTGGACGAGCGCGATGGGCGCTGGTTCGGCCTGGGCGCCTGCGACATGAAGGGTTTCTTCGCCCTGGCCATCGAAGCCGTTCTGCCCCTGCTGGACCACACCCGGAAACAGCCGCTCAAGCAACCGCTGATCCTGCTCGCCACTTGCGATGAGGAAAGCTCCATGGCCGGCGCCCGCGCGCTGGCGGCCGCCGGACAGCCGCTGGGACGGGCCGCGGTGATTGGCGAGCCGACCGGTCTCAAGCCGATCCGCCTGCACAAGGGCGTGATGATGGAACGCATCGACATCGTCGGACAGAGTGGCCATTCCTCCGACCCGAGCCTGGGCCACAGCGCGCTGGAGGCCATGCACGCCGCCATCGGCGAACTGCTGGTGCTGCGCGGCGAGTGGCAGCGCGAGTTCGCCAACCCGCAGTTCAGCGTGCCGCAGCCGACGCTCAACCTCGGCTGCATCCACGGCGGCGACAACCCCAACCGCATCTGCGGTCAATGCGCCCTGGAGTTCGACCTGCGCCCGCTGCCCGGCATGCAGCCCGAAGCCCTGCGCCAGGCCATTCGCGAGCGCCTGCGGCCGGTTGCCGAGCGCCATGCGGTGCAGCTCGACTACCGCCCGCTGTTCCCGGCCGTGCCGCCTTTCGAGGAGGCCGCCGACAGCGAGCTGGTGCGTATCGCCGAAAGTCTCACCGGACATTCGGCGGAAGCGGTAGCCTTCGGCACCGAAGCACCGTATCTTCAGCAGCTCGGCTGCCAGACCCTGGTGCTCGGCCCCGGCGACATCGCCTGCGCCCACCAGCCGGACGAGCACCTTGCCCTGGAACGTATCGAGCCAACCGTGGAATTGCTGCGCGGCCTGATCCGTCACTATTGTTTGTGA
- a CDS encoding inorganic triphosphatase: MQKETEIKLRASRETLDALRDHPALKKRNKSGWEPRELFNQYYDTPTRELARARVALRMRRDGEQFIQTLKTRGQSVAGLSERNEWDWYLEKNKLDLKKLDDQCWPAALADLDKKQLKPIFSTDFTRQRAEIAWGRGKTKVVIEAALDLGKVVAGKQEEEICELELELRQGEPAALLELALELAADLPLMPCDISKAERGYRLFDPASYSIQPDTQKLLAETPLDGAFAALAWALLGSSQRLAEQYRFNGHWRLLEDWLRQLMDLRALLGSLGQAVPRATTRELRAALDALIADWLPRIEQGRDDESVRQQMPEAFREELANTRWGQFSLSTSSWLLAKAWTAGRNERANRLGGAAVGKWLLRMLAEEAQAMPLQRAQQLPEVLADQLPRLQRMLVWLRPARGVLELPETDRLYGELAKLEELLAGPDAEGRLDALAAQAHTVLTLKPWKALLK, translated from the coding sequence ATGCAGAAAGAAACCGAAATCAAATTGCGCGCCAGCCGCGAAACCCTCGACGCCCTGCGCGATCACCCGGCACTGAAGAAGCGCAACAAGTCCGGCTGGGAACCCCGCGAGCTGTTCAACCAGTACTACGACACGCCAACCCGCGAGCTGGCCCGCGCCCGCGTCGCCCTGCGCATGCGCCGCGACGGCGAGCAGTTCATCCAGACCCTGAAGACCCGCGGCCAGAGCGTTGCCGGACTGTCCGAGCGCAACGAGTGGGACTGGTATCTGGAGAAGAACAAGCTCGACCTGAAGAAACTCGACGACCAGTGCTGGCCTGCTGCCCTGGCCGACCTGGACAAGAAGCAGCTCAAGCCGATCTTCAGCACCGACTTCACCCGCCAACGCGCCGAGATCGCCTGGGGTCGCGGCAAGACCAAGGTGGTCATCGAGGCCGCGCTGGACCTGGGCAAGGTGGTCGCCGGCAAGCAGGAAGAGGAAATCTGCGAGCTGGAGCTGGAACTGCGCCAGGGCGAGCCCGCCGCGCTGCTGGAACTGGCGCTGGAGCTGGCCGCCGACCTGCCGCTGATGCCCTGCGACATCAGCAAGGCCGAGCGCGGCTACCGGCTGTTCGACCCGGCCAGCTACAGCATCCAGCCCGACACCCAGAAGCTGCTGGCGGAAACCCCGCTCGACGGCGCCTTCGCCGCGCTCGCCTGGGCGCTGCTGGGCAGCAGCCAGCGCCTGGCCGAGCAATACCGCTTCAACGGCCATTGGCGCCTGCTGGAAGACTGGCTGCGCCAGCTGATGGACCTGCGTGCGCTGCTCGGCAGCCTCGGTCAGGCCGTGCCCCGCGCCACCACCCGTGAGCTGCGCGCCGCCCTCGACGCGCTGATCGCCGACTGGCTGCCGCGCATCGAGCAGGGTCGCGATGACGAAAGCGTGCGCCAGCAGATGCCGGAGGCCTTCCGCGAGGAACTGGCCAACACCCGCTGGGGCCAGTTCTCCCTGAGCACCTCCAGCTGGCTGTTGGCCAAGGCCTGGACTGCCGGGCGTAACGAGCGCGCCAATCGCCTGGGCGGCGCGGCGGTCGGCAAGTGGCTGCTGCGCATGCTCGCCGAAGAGGCCCAGGCCATGCCGCTGCAACGCGCCCAGCAACTGCCCGAGGTGCTCGCCGACCAACTGCCGCGCCTGCAGCGCATGCTGGTCTGGCTGCGCCCGGCGCGCGGCGTGCTGGAGCTACCGGAAACCGACCGCCTGTACGGCGAGCTGGCCAAGCTGGAAGAGCTGCTGGCCGGCCCGGACGCCGAGGGTCGCCTGGATGCCCTGGCGGCCCAGGCCCATACTGTGCTGACCCTCAAGCCGTGGAAGGCGCTTTTGAAATAA